A window of Streptomyces armeniacus contains these coding sequences:
- a CDS encoding MFS transporter gives MTRKTAGAGPAPAPALSARQRWLALSVLVLAVLLVGVDATVLGLATPYLSEDLRPSGTELLWIGDVYSFVIAGLLVSMGSLGDRIGRKKLLLTGSVAFGAVSALTAYAHSAETMIVWRALLGVAGATLMPSTLALIRNLFPDPRERSVAVGIWGAMASAGAAVGPVVGGLLLEHFWWGSVFLINLPVMAVLVVVGAKLLPESRNPRPGPWDLPSVVLSMAGIVAAVYAIKEASVHGLSADVAGAGVLGTAALTVFVRRQLRLPSPLLDMRLFRHRGFSGAVLADLLTILGLSGLIFFLSQFLQMVQLRTPFQAGLAELPAALGAVVAGLAAGTVARRTSVRGAVSGGLAAVGLALAGCVLLHVSTGYWLLGTLLLVLGIGAGLSFTVTADVILSSVPKEQAGAASAVSETAYELGAALGIALLGSVVTGYYRDFATPEGVPESAAAAARESLGGAVEAAHGVPGASGEALMTAARETFTEGLRAGAAVGAVVLLTAAALSWRLLRGQRLADGPGEEAVGGAGAEAAGAAASGTGE, from the coding sequence ATGACCCGGAAGACCGCGGGCGCGGGCCCGGCGCCCGCCCCCGCGCTGTCCGCACGGCAGCGCTGGCTCGCGCTGTCCGTGCTGGTGCTGGCGGTGCTGCTGGTCGGCGTCGACGCCACCGTCCTGGGCCTGGCGACGCCGTACCTCAGCGAGGACCTGCGGCCGTCCGGCACGGAGCTGCTGTGGATCGGCGACGTCTACTCGTTCGTCATCGCGGGACTGCTCGTCTCGATGGGCTCGCTCGGCGACCGGATCGGGCGCAAGAAGCTGCTGCTGACGGGCTCGGTCGCGTTCGGCGCGGTCTCGGCGCTGACCGCGTACGCGCACAGCGCCGAGACCATGATCGTGTGGCGTGCGCTGCTGGGCGTCGCGGGCGCGACCCTGATGCCGTCCACGCTCGCGCTCATCCGGAACCTGTTCCCGGACCCCCGCGAGCGCAGCGTCGCCGTCGGCATCTGGGGCGCCATGGCCTCGGCCGGCGCCGCCGTCGGGCCGGTGGTCGGAGGGCTGCTGCTGGAGCACTTCTGGTGGGGCTCCGTCTTCCTCATCAACCTGCCCGTCATGGCGGTCCTGGTCGTCGTCGGCGCCAAACTGCTGCCGGAGTCGAGGAATCCGCGGCCGGGCCCGTGGGACCTGCCGAGCGTCGTGCTGTCCATGGCCGGGATCGTCGCCGCCGTATACGCGATCAAGGAGGCGTCCGTACACGGGCTGAGCGCGGACGTGGCCGGGGCGGGCGTGCTCGGTACGGCGGCGCTCACCGTCTTCGTACGGCGGCAGCTGCGGCTGCCGTCGCCGCTGCTGGACATGCGGCTGTTCCGGCACCGCGGGTTCTCCGGCGCCGTACTCGCCGACCTGCTCACGATCCTCGGGCTGTCCGGGCTGATCTTCTTCCTCTCGCAGTTCCTGCAGATGGTGCAGCTGCGTACGCCGTTCCAGGCCGGGCTGGCCGAACTGCCCGCCGCGCTGGGCGCCGTCGTCGCGGGCCTGGCGGCGGGCACGGTGGCCCGCCGTACGTCGGTGCGCGGCGCCGTCTCGGGCGGTCTGGCGGCGGTCGGCCTGGCGCTCGCCGGGTGCGTGCTGCTGCACGTGTCGACGGGCTACTGGCTGCTCGGCACGCTGCTGCTGGTCCTGGGCATCGGCGCCGGGCTGTCGTTCACGGTGACGGCCGACGTGATCCTCTCCAGCGTGCCGAAGGAGCAGGCGGGCGCCGCCTCGGCGGTGTCCGAGACGGCGTACGAGCTGGGCGCGGCGCTCGGCATCGCGCTGCTCGGCTCCGTGGTCACCGGCTACTACCGGGACTTCGCCACCCCGGAGGGCGTCCCGGAGAGCGCGGCCGCCGCGGCCCGCGAGTCGCTGGGCGGCGCGGTGGAGGCGGCGCACGGCGTGCCGGGCGCGTCGGGGGAGGCGCTGATGACAGCGGCGCGGGAGACGTTCACCGAGGGGCTGCGGGCGGGGGCGGCCGTGGGTGCGGTGGTGCTGCTGACCGCGGCGGCGCTGTCCTGGCGGCTGCTGCGCGGGCAGCGGCTGGCGGACGGCCCCGGCGAGGAGGCGGTCGGCGGCGCGGGCGCCGAGGCCGCCGGTGCAGCCGCTTCCGGTACGGGCGAATAA
- a CDS encoding phage holin family protein: MPDRGDTRDHSVGELVTRASEQLSEVVRSEMRLAQAEMKEKGKRAGLGAGMFGGAGLAGFLALQALVAAAIAALALALPVWASALIVFGALLLIAGVLALIGKKEFKQATPPAPKQTIGSVKADVQAIREGAHR, from the coding sequence ATGCCGGACCGCGGGGACACCCGGGACCACTCGGTCGGAGAGCTGGTGACGCGGGCGTCCGAACAGCTCTCGGAGGTCGTACGCAGCGAGATGCGGCTCGCGCAGGCCGAGATGAAGGAGAAGGGCAAACGGGCCGGGCTGGGCGCCGGAATGTTCGGCGGCGCCGGGCTGGCCGGCTTCCTGGCGCTCCAGGCGCTGGTGGCAGCCGCGATCGCGGCCCTCGCCCTGGCGCTCCCGGTCTGGGCGTCCGCGCTGATCGTGTTCGGCGCGCTGCTGCTGATCGCGGGCGTACTGGCGCTGATCGGCAAGAAGGAGTTCAAGCAGGCCACTCCTCCCGCGCCGAAACAGACCATCGGCAGCGTGAAGGCGGACGTCCAGGCGATCAGGGAAGGGGCGCACCGATGA
- a CDS encoding NAD(P)H-binding protein, translated as MRTVIAGGHGQIALRLEQLLAERGDTVAGLIRDPQQSDDLRATGAEPVVCDLESASADEVTRHLEGADAAVFAAGAGPGSGAARKETVDRGAAVLFADAAERAGVRRFLVVSAMRADEEPPPEMDPVFAAYLRAKGAADDAVRARAGLDWTILRPGRLTDAPGTGRVRLEERTGRGDITRDDVAAVLRALLDEPRTAGLTLELVNGDTAVADAVAVCARGWGWLFYTSDAADEGVGGGLGGRGVI; from the coding sequence ATGCGTACAGTCATCGCCGGTGGACACGGCCAGATCGCCCTGCGCCTCGAACAGCTTCTCGCCGAGCGCGGAGACACCGTCGCGGGCCTCATCCGCGACCCCCAGCAGTCCGACGACCTTCGCGCCACGGGCGCCGAACCCGTCGTGTGCGACCTCGAGTCCGCGTCCGCGGACGAGGTCACGCGGCACCTGGAGGGCGCGGACGCCGCCGTGTTCGCGGCGGGCGCCGGGCCGGGCAGCGGCGCCGCGCGCAAGGAGACGGTGGACCGCGGCGCGGCCGTGCTGTTCGCCGACGCGGCGGAACGGGCGGGCGTACGGCGCTTCCTGGTCGTCTCCGCCATGCGCGCCGACGAGGAGCCGCCGCCCGAGATGGACCCTGTGTTCGCCGCGTACCTGCGGGCGAAGGGCGCCGCGGACGACGCCGTACGCGCCCGCGCCGGGCTGGACTGGACGATCCTGCGGCCCGGACGGCTCACGGACGCGCCGGGCACGGGCCGCGTACGGCTGGAGGAGCGGACGGGTCGCGGTGACATCACGCGGGACGATGTCGCGGCGGTCCTGCGGGCACTGCTGGACGAGCCGCGCACGGCGGGGCTGACGCTGGAGCTGGTCAACGGGGACACGGCGGTCGCGGACGCGGTGGCGGTCTGCGCTCGGGGGTGGGGCTGGCTCTTTTACACATCTGACGCGGCCGACGAAGGGGTGGGCGGAGGTCTAGGTGGACGGGGTGTGATTTAG
- a CDS encoding argininosuccinate synthase gives MTERVVLAYSGGLDTSVCIGWIAEETGAEVVAVAVDVGQGGEDLDVIRKRALACGAVEAEVADAKEEFADEYCLPAIKANGLYMDRYPLVSALSRPTIVKHLVAAARKHGAGTVAHGCTGKGNDQVRFEAGIASLAPDLTCIAPVRDYAMTRDKAIAFCEEKGLPIATSKKSPYSIDQNVFGRAVETGFLEDIWNAPIEDVYEYTENPATPRDADEVVITFEHGAPVAIDGKPVTVLQAIQQLNERAGAQGVGRIDMVEDRLVGIKSREIYESPGGIALIAAHQELENVTVERELARYKRQVEQRWTELVYDGLWFSPLKRALDGFINEANEQVSGDIRMTLHGGRAVVTGRKSDRSLYDFNLATYDSGDTFDQSMSKGFIELFGMSSKIAAKRDLAQ, from the coding sequence GTGACCGAGCGCGTCGTACTCGCCTACTCCGGCGGTCTGGACACATCCGTCTGCATCGGCTGGATCGCCGAGGAGACCGGGGCCGAGGTCGTCGCCGTCGCCGTGGATGTCGGCCAGGGCGGCGAGGACCTGGATGTCATCCGCAAGCGTGCGCTGGCCTGCGGCGCGGTCGAGGCGGAGGTCGCGGACGCGAAGGAGGAGTTCGCCGACGAGTACTGCCTCCCGGCGATCAAGGCCAACGGCCTCTACATGGACCGGTACCCGCTGGTCTCCGCACTCTCCCGGCCGACGATCGTCAAGCACCTCGTCGCCGCCGCCCGCAAGCACGGCGCCGGCACCGTCGCGCACGGCTGCACCGGCAAGGGCAACGACCAGGTGCGGTTCGAGGCCGGCATCGCGTCCCTCGCGCCCGACCTGACGTGCATCGCCCCGGTCCGTGACTACGCCATGACCCGGGACAAGGCCATCGCCTTCTGCGAGGAGAAGGGCCTGCCGATCGCGACGTCCAAGAAGTCGCCGTACTCCATCGACCAGAACGTCTTCGGCCGCGCCGTCGAAACCGGCTTCCTCGAGGACATCTGGAACGCGCCCATCGAGGACGTCTACGAGTACACCGAGAACCCGGCCACCCCGCGCGACGCCGACGAGGTCGTCATCACCTTCGAGCACGGCGCGCCCGTCGCGATCGACGGCAAGCCCGTCACCGTGCTGCAGGCCATCCAGCAGCTCAACGAGCGGGCCGGGGCGCAGGGCGTCGGCCGGATCGACATGGTCGAGGACCGGCTGGTCGGCATCAAGTCCCGGGAGATCTACGAGTCGCCCGGCGGCATCGCGCTGATCGCCGCGCACCAGGAGCTGGAGAACGTCACCGTCGAGCGCGAACTCGCCCGCTACAAGCGGCAGGTCGAGCAGCGGTGGACCGAACTCGTCTACGACGGCCTGTGGTTCTCGCCGCTCAAGCGCGCCCTGGACGGCTTCATCAACGAGGCGAACGAGCAGGTCAGCGGCGACATCCGGATGACCCTGCACGGCGGCCGGGCAGTCGTCACCGGCCGGAAGTCCGACCGTTCGCTGTACGACTTCAACCTGGCGACGTACGACAGCGGCGACACCTTCGACCAGTCGATGTCGAAGGGCTTCATCGAGCTCTTCGGCATGTCGTCCAAGATCGCCGCGAAGCGGGACCTGGCGCAGTAG
- the argH gene encoding argininosuccinate lyase — protein MSNGPQEHGTPAGPAGDTAPGEGGGDVRLWGGRFADGPSEALERLSASVHFDWRLAPYDIAGSRAHARVLHTAGLLTADELERMLAGLDRLEADVADGSFTGTVADEDVHTALERGLLERLGPDLGGKLRAGRSRNDQVATLFRMYLRDHARILGGLLADLQEALAGLARAHPDVAMPGRTHLQHAQPVLFAHHVLAHAQALSRDAERLRQWDARTAVSPYGSGALAGSSLGLDPEAVARELGFERGSAANSIDGTASRDFVAEFAFITAMIGVDVSKLAEEVILWNTKEFSFVTLHDAFSTGSSIMPQKKNPDIAELARGKSGRLIGNLTGLLATLKALPLAYNRDLQEDKEPVFDSCDQLEILLPAFTGMMATLTVNRERMAELAPAGFSLATDVAEWLVKRGVPFRDAHEVAGECVKVCEAAGIELDELTDEQFAKISSHLTPEVRTVLNVPGALAARDGRGGTAPSAVAVQLAEVTADLARQREWAEAATR, from the coding sequence ATGAGCAACGGACCACAGGAGCACGGCACGCCCGCCGGCCCCGCGGGCGACACCGCACCCGGCGAGGGGGGCGGCGACGTACGCCTCTGGGGCGGCCGGTTCGCCGACGGGCCCTCCGAGGCGCTGGAACGGCTGTCCGCCTCCGTGCACTTCGACTGGCGGCTGGCCCCGTACGACATCGCCGGCTCCCGTGCCCACGCCCGCGTGCTGCACACCGCCGGGCTGCTGACGGCGGACGAGCTGGAGCGGATGCTCGCCGGGCTGGACCGGCTGGAGGCGGACGTCGCCGACGGCTCGTTCACCGGCACCGTCGCCGACGAGGACGTGCACACCGCGCTGGAGCGCGGCCTGCTGGAACGCCTCGGCCCCGACCTGGGCGGGAAGCTGCGCGCCGGCCGGTCGCGCAACGACCAGGTGGCGACGTTGTTCCGGATGTACCTGCGGGACCACGCCCGTATCCTCGGCGGGCTCCTCGCCGACCTCCAGGAGGCGCTCGCCGGGCTCGCCCGCGCGCACCCGGACGTGGCCATGCCGGGCCGTACACACCTCCAGCACGCCCAGCCCGTACTGTTCGCGCACCACGTCCTCGCGCACGCGCAGGCCCTGTCGCGGGACGCGGAACGGCTGCGGCAGTGGGACGCGCGTACGGCCGTCTCGCCGTACGGGTCGGGGGCGCTGGCGGGTTCCTCGCTGGGGCTGGACCCGGAGGCGGTCGCGCGCGAGCTGGGCTTCGAGCGGGGCTCCGCCGCCAACTCCATCGACGGGACGGCGTCGCGCGACTTCGTCGCGGAGTTCGCGTTCATCACCGCGATGATCGGCGTGGACGTGTCTAAGCTCGCCGAGGAGGTCATCCTCTGGAACACGAAGGAGTTCTCCTTCGTGACCCTCCACGACGCGTTCTCCACCGGCTCGTCGATCATGCCGCAGAAGAAGAACCCGGACATCGCCGAGCTGGCGCGCGGCAAGTCCGGGCGGCTCATCGGCAACCTCACCGGCCTGCTCGCGACCCTCAAGGCCCTCCCGCTCGCGTACAACCGCGACCTCCAGGAGGACAAGGAGCCGGTCTTCGACTCGTGCGACCAGCTCGAGATCCTGCTGCCCGCGTTCACCGGCATGATGGCCACGCTGACCGTCAACCGGGAGCGCATGGCGGAGCTGGCGCCGGCCGGTTTCTCGCTCGCCACGGACGTCGCCGAGTGGCTGGTGAAGCGGGGCGTGCCGTTCCGCGACGCGCACGAGGTCGCGGGGGAGTGCGTGAAGGTCTGCGAGGCGGCTGGCATCGAGCTGGACGAGCTCACGGACGAGCAGTTCGCGAAGATCTCGTCGCACCTCACGCCCGAGGTGCGCACCGTGCTGAACGTGCCCGGCGCCCTGGCCGCACGGGACGGCCGCGGCGGCACCGCGCCGTCCGCCGTCGCCGTACAGCTCGCCGAGGTCACGGCGGATCTGGCGCGGCAGCGGGAGTGGGCGGAGGCCGCGACGCGATGA
- a CDS encoding TetR/AcrR family transcriptional regulator, whose amino-acid sequence MSVEPEAVLRAAAGQLTRKPTSSMDEIARAAGISRATLHRQFAGRDVLVRSLEDLGLRQLSEALDAARLDEGDPVEALRRVLAEAEPLAGFLAFLITENQLFEPGGMNEGWQRIDARIDALFRRGQEQGVFRLDLTSAWLTDALYALVTASAWAVQEGRIAARDSRRMTAELLLGGALRRTE is encoded by the coding sequence ATGAGTGTCGAACCCGAGGCCGTCCTGCGTGCCGCCGCCGGCCAGCTGACCCGCAAGCCGACCTCCTCCATGGACGAGATCGCGCGGGCAGCGGGCATCAGCCGCGCCACGCTGCACCGGCAGTTCGCCGGCCGTGACGTGCTCGTACGGTCGCTGGAGGACCTCGGCCTGCGTCAGCTGTCCGAGGCGCTGGACGCGGCGCGGCTGGACGAGGGCGATCCGGTGGAGGCGCTGCGCCGCGTGCTCGCCGAGGCGGAGCCGCTCGCCGGGTTCCTCGCCTTTCTGATCACCGAGAACCAGTTGTTCGAGCCCGGCGGGATGAACGAGGGCTGGCAGCGCATCGACGCCCGTATCGACGCGCTGTTCCGGCGGGGCCAGGAGCAGGGCGTCTTCCGGCTCGACCTGACCTCGGCATGGCTGACCGACGCCCTCTACGCTCTGGTCACGGCGTCCGCCTGGGCCGTGCAGGAGGGCAGGATCGCGGCGCGCGACTCCCGCCGTATGACCGCCGAACTGCTGCTGGGCGGCGCCCTGCGGAGGACGGAATGA
- a CDS encoding lysophospholipid acyltransferase family protein: protein MSRFLLIKALLGSLLRVLFRPRVEGAERIPGSGPVILAGNHLTFIDSMILPLVSKRQVFFIGKDEYVTGKGLKGRLMAWFFTGVGMIPVDRDGGRGGVAALMTGRRVLEEGKVFGIYPEGTRSPDGRLYRGRTGIARLALMTGAPVVPFAMIGTDEVQPGGKGLPRFGRSHRIAVRFGEPLDFSRYDGMDRDRYVLRAVTDEVMSEVMRLSGQEYVDMYATKAKAA from the coding sequence TTGTCCCGTTTCCTGTTGATCAAGGCACTGCTCGGCTCGCTGCTGCGCGTGCTGTTCCGCCCGCGGGTCGAAGGCGCGGAACGCATTCCGGGCAGCGGCCCGGTGATCCTCGCGGGGAACCACCTCACGTTCATCGACTCGATGATCCTCCCGCTGGTCAGCAAGCGTCAGGTGTTCTTCATCGGCAAGGACGAGTACGTCACCGGCAAGGGCCTGAAGGGCCGTCTGATGGCGTGGTTCTTCACAGGCGTCGGCATGATCCCGGTGGACCGGGACGGCGGTCGCGGCGGCGTGGCCGCGCTGATGACCGGCCGCCGCGTGCTGGAGGAGGGCAAGGTCTTCGGCATCTACCCCGAGGGCACCCGCTCCCCCGACGGACGGCTGTACCGCGGCCGTACGGGCATCGCGCGGCTCGCCCTGATGACGGGCGCACCCGTGGTGCCGTTCGCGATGATCGGCACCGACGAGGTGCAGCCCGGCGGCAAGGGCCTCCCGCGCTTCGGCCGCAGCCACCGCATCGCGGTCCGCTTCGGCGAGCCGCTGGACTTCTCGCGCTACGACGGCATGGACCGCGACCGGTACGTGCTGCGCGCGGTGACGGACGAGGTCATGAGCGAGGTCATGCGGCTGTCCGGGCAGGAGTACGTCGACATGTACGCCACCAAGGCGAAGGCGGCGTAA
- a CDS encoding DUF4235 domain-containing protein, translating into MGARVYKIFSTVVSLVSGILAGALFRKAWKAVPAGPDTAPSATDEDRRMREILAAAAAQGAVTAVVKAAMSRGGAAGIRRVTGNWPA; encoded by the coding sequence ATGGGCGCACGCGTGTACAAGATCTTCAGCACCGTGGTCAGTCTGGTGAGCGGCATCCTCGCCGGCGCCCTGTTCCGGAAGGCGTGGAAGGCCGTCCCGGCCGGCCCCGACACTGCCCCCAGCGCCACCGACGAGGACCGCAGGATGCGCGAGATCCTGGCGGCCGCGGCGGCACAGGGCGCGGTGACGGCCGTCGTCAAGGCGGCGATGAGCCGCGGCGGCGCCGCGGGCATACGCCGCGTGACCGGCAACTGGCCGGCCTGA
- a CDS encoding HAD-IA family hydrolase translates to MKLSADALLFDNDGTLLSSMESVIRCWTRWAGEHGVTEAEFAQVELHGRTAAEIISELLPAAEVPGAVRRIEQLEVEDVGGGVVLLPGTAALVSALSAAPAPWAVVTSAIRPLAEARLREVGVEPPLVIAAEDVVRGKPDPEPFLLAARKLGADPARCVVFEDAPAGLEAARAAGMRTVALTTTHAREELRADAVVTDLSGVSVQVTASGVEILTEA, encoded by the coding sequence ATGAAGCTCTCCGCCGATGCCCTGCTGTTCGACAACGACGGGACGCTCCTGTCGTCGATGGAGTCCGTGATCCGCTGCTGGACCCGCTGGGCCGGAGAGCACGGCGTGACCGAGGCCGAGTTCGCCCAGGTCGAGCTGCACGGGCGGACCGCCGCGGAGATCATCTCCGAGCTGCTGCCGGCGGCCGAGGTGCCCGGTGCGGTCCGCCGTATCGAACAGCTCGAAGTGGAGGACGTGGGCGGGGGAGTGGTGCTGCTGCCCGGCACGGCCGCGCTGGTCTCCGCGCTCTCCGCGGCGCCCGCCCCCTGGGCGGTGGTCACCTCCGCGATCCGGCCGCTGGCCGAGGCGCGGCTGCGCGAGGTGGGCGTCGAGCCGCCGCTGGTGATCGCGGCGGAGGACGTCGTACGCGGCAAGCCCGACCCCGAGCCGTTCCTGCTCGCCGCCCGGAAGCTGGGCGCCGACCCGGCCCGCTGCGTCGTCTTCGAGGACGCGCCCGCCGGTCTCGAGGCGGCCCGCGCGGCGGGCATGCGCACCGTGGCGTTGACCACAACACACGCCCGCGAGGAGCTGCGCGCCGACGCCGTCGTCACCGACCTGTCCGGTGTATCCGTGCAGGTCACAGCCAGTGGCGTGGAGATTCTGACCGAGGCCTGA
- a CDS encoding DUF3618 domain-containing protein: MTREARASGGHAGSPQELRAEVEHAREELADTVSELARKADVKAAAKQKAARMKERARGGRNGGRHGTLKAMPAGRHAGHGGPNGHGPDGGPSGTGGPGGAAGAGTGAERADQAGTDEEGGAAARTGGRAGKLGGIVAVGAAAVVAVLLARRRRGTAKSAAMDPRTVGDRVARPVRRAASRAQAQAARAQGRAARAQAKAHAKAARPHARSTRSARMQAKTHAKAAKPQVKAHMKAVKAQAKARTGPAARAVRPAGRR, encoded by the coding sequence ATGACGCGCGAAGCCCGTGCGAGCGGCGGCCACGCCGGCAGCCCGCAGGAGCTGCGGGCCGAGGTGGAGCACGCACGCGAGGAACTGGCCGACACCGTGTCGGAGTTGGCGCGCAAGGCGGACGTGAAGGCCGCCGCGAAGCAGAAGGCGGCCCGTATGAAGGAGCGGGCACGCGGCGGCCGCAACGGCGGCCGGCACGGCACGCTGAAGGCCATGCCGGCGGGCCGTCACGCCGGCCACGGCGGGCCCAACGGGCACGGCCCGGACGGCGGCCCGAGCGGTACGGGCGGGCCCGGCGGCGCGGCCGGTGCCGGCACCGGGGCCGAACGCGCGGACCAGGCGGGCACGGACGAAGAGGGCGGCGCCGCGGCCCGTACGGGCGGCCGAGCCGGGAAGCTGGGCGGCATTGTGGCGGTGGGAGCCGCCGCCGTGGTGGCCGTCCTGCTGGCACGCCGGCGGCGGGGCACGGCCAAGTCCGCGGCCATGGACCCCCGTACGGTCGGCGACCGGGTCGCGCGGCCCGTGCGGCGCGCGGCGTCCCGGGCCCAGGCGCAGGCTGCCAGGGCGCAGGGGCGGGCCGCCAGGGCGCAGGCGAAGGCGCACGCGAAGGCCGCCAGGCCGCACGCAAGGTCCACCAGGTCGGCCCGGATGCAGGCCAAGACCCACGCGAAAGCCGCCAAGCCGCAGGTGAAGGCGCACATGAAGGCCGTGAAGGCGCAGGCGAAGGCGCGGACCGGGCCCGCTGCGCGGGCCGTACGGCCCGCCGGAAGGCGGTGA
- a CDS encoding GNAT family N-acetyltransferase produces MGMSVTISTATEDDAEQILKLQYLCYQSEAELYGDYRIEPLTQTLDQLRAELASGYVLVARLGEEVIGSVRASVDADSTARISKLCVHPRMRRHGLGGRLLARIEEHLLAERAATRYRLFTGHRSEVSLRLYRKNGYAPVGTALDAGDRITVVTMEKEAGAQAFTTSA; encoded by the coding sequence ATGGGCATGAGCGTGACCATCTCTACGGCGACCGAAGACGACGCCGAGCAGATCCTCAAACTGCAGTACCTCTGCTACCAGTCGGAGGCGGAGCTGTACGGCGACTACCGCATCGAACCCCTCACCCAGACCCTCGACCAGCTGCGTGCCGAGCTGGCCTCGGGGTACGTCCTCGTCGCGCGCCTCGGCGAGGAGGTCATCGGCTCCGTACGGGCCAGCGTGGACGCGGACTCCACGGCCCGTATCAGCAAGCTCTGCGTCCACCCGCGGATGCGCCGGCACGGGCTGGGCGGCAGGCTGCTCGCCCGGATCGAGGAGCACCTGCTCGCCGAGCGCGCCGCCACGCGGTACCGCCTCTTCACCGGCCACCGCAGCGAGGTCAGCCTCCGGCTGTACCGCAAGAACGGCTACGCCCCGGTCGGCACGGCCCTGGACGCCGGCGACCGGATCACCGTGGTGACGATGGAGAAGGAGGCCGGGGCGCAGGCGTTCACGACGAGCGCGTGA
- a CDS encoding DUF488 domain-containing protein yields MAKRNSKRGGGGGGGAGGRQSTLDVRVRRIYDEPEGADGSRVLVDRVWPRGMAKDRARLDEWLKGAAPSTELRRWYGHDPERFEEFSERYRAELDGEEPRETLDRLRELAEDGPLTLLTATKDIGLSHAAILADVLAHEG; encoded by the coding sequence ATGGCCAAGCGGAACAGCAAGCGGGGTGGCGGCGGGGGCGGCGGGGCCGGTGGACGGCAGTCGACGCTCGACGTCCGCGTGCGCCGGATCTACGACGAGCCCGAGGGTGCCGACGGCTCCCGCGTCCTCGTGGACCGGGTCTGGCCGCGGGGGATGGCGAAGGACCGGGCCCGGCTGGACGAGTGGCTCAAGGGTGCGGCGCCCTCGACGGAGCTGCGCCGCTGGTACGGGCACGATCCGGAACGCTTCGAGGAGTTCTCCGAGCGGTACCGCGCCGAACTCGACGGGGAGGAGCCGCGGGAGACCCTCGACCGGCTCCGTGAGCTGGCCGAGGACGGCCCGCTCACGCTGCTGACCGCCACGAAGGACATCGGTCTCAGCCATGCGGCGATCCTCGCGGACGTCCTCGCGCACGAAGGCTGA
- a CDS encoding glycerophosphodiester phosphodiesterase — protein MAQEQRPGRRTLLGAAAALGAGAAALGPVGAARAEGRTEARAADSGAASRTRLPVPAVVAHRGASGYRPEHTLGSYELALAMGADIIEQDLVPTKDGHLVCRHENDITGTTDVADHPEFAGRKTTKTVDGKALTGWFSEDFTLAELKTLRAVERLPKERQRNTVYNGRWEVPTFEEVLRWADRQQRDRGRPVWLHIETKHPTYFRGLGLGLEKPLAALLRKYGRHRAHSPNFVQSFEPSSIQKLHGLVDCPGVVLLDAADTRPWDFVESGDPRTVADLVKPEGLEWIAGFAKGIGPTLDLVIPKNDDGSLGEPTTLVRDAHAQDLVLHPYTMRNENTFLPLDFRTGTDPYAYGDVFGALRTYFETGIDGIFSDNPDTALLAAADFRGD, from the coding sequence ATGGCACAGGAGCAGCGGCCGGGCCGCAGAACCCTGTTGGGCGCGGCGGCGGCGCTGGGCGCGGGCGCGGCTGCGCTGGGACCGGTCGGCGCGGCACGCGCGGAGGGGCGGACGGAGGCACGGGCGGCCGACTCGGGGGCGGCCTCCCGTACCCGGCTGCCGGTGCCCGCCGTCGTCGCGCACCGCGGCGCCAGCGGCTACCGTCCGGAGCACACGCTCGGCTCGTACGAACTCGCCCTCGCCATGGGCGCCGACATCATCGAGCAGGACCTCGTGCCCACCAAGGACGGGCACCTCGTCTGCCGGCACGAAAACGACATCACCGGCACGACGGACGTCGCCGACCACCCCGAGTTCGCGGGCCGCAAGACCACCAAGACGGTGGACGGCAAGGCGTTGACGGGCTGGTTCAGCGAGGACTTCACCCTCGCCGAGCTCAAGACGCTCCGCGCCGTCGAGCGGCTGCCCAAGGAGCGCCAGCGCAACACCGTCTACAACGGCCGCTGGGAGGTGCCCACCTTCGAGGAGGTGCTGCGCTGGGCCGACCGGCAGCAGCGCGACCGGGGCCGACCGGTCTGGCTGCACATCGAGACCAAGCACCCCACGTACTTCCGCGGCCTCGGGCTCGGCCTGGAGAAGCCGCTCGCCGCGCTGCTCCGCAAGTACGGGCGGCACCGCGCGCACTCTCCGAACTTCGTGCAGTCCTTCGAGCCCAGCAGCATCCAGAAGCTGCACGGACTCGTCGACTGTCCCGGCGTCGTCCTGCTGGACGCCGCCGACACCCGGCCCTGGGACTTCGTGGAGTCGGGCGACCCCCGTACGGTTGCCGATCTCGTGAAGCCCGAAGGGCTGGAGTGGATCGCGGGCTTCGCGAAGGGCATCGGGCCGACCCTGGACCTCGTCATCCCGAAGAACGACGACGGCAGCCTCGGCGAGCCCACCACCCTGGTGCGCGACGCGCACGCGCAGGACCTGGTGCTGCACCCGTACACGATGCGGAACGAGAACACCTTCCTGCCGCTGGACTTCCGCACGGGCACCGACCCGTACGCGTACGGGGACGTCTTCGGCGCGCTGCGGACGTACTTCGAGACCGGCATCGACGGGATCTTCTCCGACAACCCGGACACGGCGCTGCTCGCCGCGGCCGACTTCCGCGGGGACTGA